In a genomic window of Taylorella equigenitalis ATCC 35865:
- a CDS encoding DNA cytosine methyltransferase — MIKITNPLLEGLTFIDLFAGIGGFRVALQSLGAKCVFSSEWDKFAKETYWLNFNEIAHDDITKIDECTIPNHDILCAGFPCQAFSISGKRLGFEDSRGTLFFDVVRIAKSKRPKVIFLENVKNFAKHDGGRTIRIVKESLLRLGYSFDWKVLNSCDYGIPQSRARIFMVAFREDLKHQEFKFPAPKNLDKYVEDILLPDSETSHLVRQRDDICLYRSDPLNNVNETYRIGIVGKGGQGERVYSPKGLSVTFSANGGGLFAHTAGYLVNGKTRRLHPRECARLMGYPDDFKLNPNEKQAYKQLGNSVVVDVVQSVAQEIGRTLSLAGKAI; from the coding sequence ATGATTAAAATCACAAACCCACTTCTCGAAGGGTTAACTTTCATCGACCTGTTTGCTGGAATAGGTGGATTTAGAGTGGCTTTGCAAAGTCTAGGTGCAAAGTGTGTTTTTTCAAGTGAATGGGATAAATTTGCTAAAGAAACATACTGGCTAAATTTTAATGAAATCGCACACGATGATATAACCAAAATAGATGAGTGCACCATCCCTAATCATGATATTTTGTGTGCGGGTTTCCCATGTCAGGCATTCTCAATAAGCGGGAAAAGATTAGGGTTTGAGGATAGTAGAGGCACTTTGTTTTTTGATGTGGTCCGTATCGCTAAGTCAAAACGCCCTAAAGTTATTTTTTTAGAAAATGTTAAAAATTTTGCTAAACATGATGGTGGTCGCACTATAAGGATTGTTAAAGAATCACTTTTAAGACTTGGTTATAGTTTTGATTGGAAAGTTTTGAATTCCTGTGATTATGGTATTCCGCAAAGCAGGGCGAGAATTTTTATGGTTGCTTTTCGTGAAGACTTAAAGCATCAAGAATTTAAATTTCCTGCACCAAAAAATTTAGACAAATATGTTGAAGACATATTGTTGCCAGATTCTGAAACTTCACATTTAGTTCGCCAAAGAGATGATATTTGTTTATATAGATCCGATCCACTTAATAATGTAAATGAAACCTACAGAATTGGTATAGTTGGAAAAGGTGGACAAGGAGAGAGGGTTTACAGTCCAAAGGGTTTGTCTGTGACATTTTCCGCCAATGGGGGTGGGCTTTTTGCTCACACGGCAGGTTATTTGGTTAATGGTAAAACTAGGAGACTTCATCCTAGAGAGTGTGCTCGTTTAATGGGTTATCCAGACGACTTTAAGCTTAATCCCAACGAAAAGCAAGCTTACAAACAATTAGGTAATTCTGTGGTAGTTGATGTGGTACAAAGTGTCGCTCAAGAGATAGGAAGGACCCTATCTCTTGCAGGTAAGGCTATTTAG
- a CDS encoding PDDEXK family nuclease: MSWSEFEVSCKEYLNNNYDCKDFKCVGGSDSTVSDISYKRGKFYIECKMPIAQCGQFVVKNLSGKFVYSEQNKNELNLESRAMIKIMNNDEDAFAEAGTSGKTLKVDEDTIFRWIEKAMEKKKVEFIITKSNGKFFLFNKEHLKHFFNVEATYRQKTSGSNKISTIHEPNFLKEFNKHIGQNDSGATIEDKRLITNSNSNYHELIISANGRRFLLKQDPQRRKGVYKIRQLSNTHNSNVIFSISFKTINDGMNQYLLEADKKLRKLIASK, encoded by the coding sequence ATGAGTTGGAGTGAATTTGAAGTTTCATGCAAAGAATACTTGAACAATAATTACGATTGTAAAGACTTTAAATGTGTTGGAGGTTCAGATTCAACAGTTAGCGATATATCTTACAAAAGAGGTAAATTCTATATTGAATGCAAAATGCCAATAGCTCAATGCGGACAATTTGTCGTTAAGAATTTATCTGGCAAATTTGTTTATTCCGAGCAAAACAAAAATGAACTAAACCTCGAATCCAGAGCAATGATCAAAATTATGAATAATGATGAGGATGCTTTTGCTGAAGCAGGTACTAGCGGTAAAACTTTAAAGGTAGATGAGGACACAATTTTCCGCTGGATAGAAAAAGCAATGGAAAAGAAAAAAGTTGAATTTATTATCACTAAAAGTAATGGAAAATTTTTTCTTTTTAATAAAGAGCACCTTAAGCATTTTTTTAATGTAGAGGCTACTTACAGACAGAAAACTAGCGGATCAAATAAGATCAGTACAATTCATGAACCAAATTTTCTTAAGGAATTTAATAAGCACATCGGACAAAATGATAGTGGTGCCACTATTGAGGACAAAAGATTAATAACTAATTCAAACAGCAATTATCATGAATTGATTATATCTGCGAATGGTAGAAGATTCTTGCTTAAACAAGATCCACAAAGACGCAAAGGTGTATACAAAATTAGGCAATTATCTAACACCCATAATTCAAATGTTATTTTTTCAATAAGTTTTAAAACTATAAATGATGGCATGAATCAATATTTATTAGAAGCTGATAAAAAACTTAGAAAATTGATTGCTTCTAAATAG
- a CDS encoding MarR family winged helix-turn-helix transcriptional regulator: MEELDNYLLLCLRFNAYFINQKIAKVAEKAKLGISQFNLLHLLYCNGTIKATELRYWLPNGPGYIDSLILQMVERGYIQRLRSPKDKRVIQVRLTHEGMHIVDSLIDEYEKGILDSFAILDEDDKYNLIHLLKKLGRGL, from the coding sequence ATGGAAGAACTTGACAATTATCTATTGCTATGTTTGAGATTTAACGCTTATTTCATAAATCAGAAAATCGCTAAGGTAGCTGAAAAAGCTAAACTCGGAATTAGTCAATTTAATTTATTGCATTTGTTGTATTGCAATGGAACTATTAAGGCAACCGAACTTCGTTACTGGTTGCCCAATGGACCTGGATATATTGATAGCTTGATTTTACAAATGGTTGAAAGGGGCTACATTCAAAGGCTAAGAAGCCCCAAAGATAAACGCGTAATTCAAGTTAGGCTTACGCACGAAGGCATGCATATTGTGGATAGTTTGATTGATGAATACGAAAAGGGCATCCTTGACTCATTTGCTATACTGGATGAAGACGATAAGTACAACCTTATTCATTTGTTAAAGAAATTGGGGAGAGGTTTATGA
- a CDS encoding LD-carboxypeptidase, with translation MSEFQNKPCDHELEQLINDAQILFDEADDVPLQVREYEKKLGIYLISPSSFLVEPERIQVAKTNLQSFGFKVKVDKYATEKYLRFAGSDIQRAKSFTRAIKESKAPIIMPTRGGYGITRILPLIDWKLLAENPRTYCGYSDFTAFNLALLAKTGLPSFTGPNAVSDFGSDKLDELTTEIFVEMMRGELEILSFVSEESDSVDEHGVLWGGNLALLTALLGTPYFPKIKKGILFLEDVSEHPYRVERLLIQLHQAGVLKSQKAIVFGDISDYKLADNDNGFSMYSVIEWLRKTVKVPVVTGLPYGHGEVRVTLPIGIKVGIATENGMAHLVIDKHNHSKSEIDSENCLKLHKYKRKNK, from the coding sequence ATGAGTGAATTCCAAAATAAACCATGCGATCATGAATTAGAGCAATTAATAAATGATGCTCAAATATTATTTGATGAAGCTGATGACGTGCCCTTACAGGTTAGGGAGTACGAAAAGAAACTTGGTATTTATTTAATTTCTCCTTCGAGTTTTTTGGTTGAGCCTGAAAGAATTCAAGTAGCTAAGACCAATTTACAAAGTTTTGGCTTTAAAGTTAAAGTAGATAAATATGCAACTGAAAAGTATTTACGGTTTGCTGGTTCAGATATACAAAGGGCTAAATCATTCACTCGAGCTATAAAAGAGTCAAAAGCTCCTATTATTATGCCTACAAGAGGTGGGTATGGTATTACTAGGATATTGCCACTAATCGATTGGAAATTATTAGCCGAAAATCCTAGAACCTATTGTGGTTACAGTGATTTCACAGCGTTTAATTTAGCACTTTTAGCAAAAACTGGTTTGCCTAGTTTTACTGGACCAAATGCTGTTAGTGATTTCGGTTCAGACAAACTGGATGAGCTGACCACAGAAATTTTTGTAGAAATGATGAGGGGTGAATTAGAGATTCTGAGCTTTGTTTCTGAAGAGTCTGATTCTGTAGATGAACATGGGGTTTTGTGGGGCGGAAATCTAGCACTATTAACGGCTTTATTAGGAACCCCTTATTTTCCTAAAATTAAAAAAGGGATTTTATTTTTAGAGGATGTAAGTGAGCATCCATATAGGGTAGAGCGTCTTTTAATTCAACTTCATCAAGCAGGCGTACTTAAATCTCAAAAAGCCATTGTATTTGGAGATATCTCAGACTATAAATTAGCTGATAACGATAATGGTTTCTCGATGTACTCTGTAATTGAATGGCTACGTAAAACCGTCAAAGTTCCTGTTGTAACTGGTCTTCCTTATGGACACGGAGAAGTGCGGGTCACATTGCCGATAGGTATAAAAGTAGGCATAGCTACCGAAAATGGCATGGCACATTTAGTAATTGATAAACACAACCACTCAAAATCAGAAATCGACTCCGAAAATTGTTTAAAACTTCATAAGTATAAGAGAAAAAATAAGTGA
- a CDS encoding DNA cytosine methyltransferase: protein MIHIANFPLWGFTFSDLFAGMGGFRVAFESLGAKCVFSCENNTFAKETYWINFKELTYDDIYTIPMDIVPDHDIMCAGFPPETISLSALGRNINEIRDSLFFATIRYVQAKRPKVVFLDNLYTLYSSNCGNTHKVIKNTFEKIGYVFYSKLLNSMDYGLPLNRLRVYMIAIRKDVNIREFEFPKPIPLTSYLEDYLLPDSETEHLVYKGDGIRFIRPEPESYVKELYKIAEYSSGRMIEGRAGEKIFSPKGLASTIGISKAKPFTYTDAYLINGKIRTLHPRECARILGYPDSFKLNPDTKQAYIQLANSVVVDIAKLIGNEVAKALDLSFERKIPDNH, encoded by the coding sequence ATGATCCATATAGCCAATTTCCCCCTTTGGGGCTTTACGTTTAGTGACCTGTTTGCTGGGATGGGTGGTTTCAGGGTGGCTTTCGAAAGCCTAGGGGCTAAATGTGTTTTCTCATGTGAAAATAATACATTTGCAAAAGAAACTTACTGGATAAACTTCAAAGAACTAACATATGATGATATATATACTATACCAATGGATATAGTTCCTGACCACGATATTATGTGTGCAGGTTTTCCGCCAGAGACTATCTCATTATCAGCTTTAGGACGCAATATAAACGAAATCAGGGATTCCTTATTTTTTGCAACTATTCGTTATGTGCAGGCAAAAAGACCCAAAGTTGTATTTCTAGATAATTTATACACTTTATATTCAAGTAACTGTGGTAATACGCATAAAGTAATTAAAAACACATTTGAAAAAATTGGATACGTTTTTTATTCCAAATTATTAAATTCCATGGACTACGGTCTACCTCTTAACCGTTTAAGAGTCTACATGATTGCAATTCGAAAAGACGTGAATATAAGAGAGTTTGAATTTCCTAAGCCGATTCCCCTTACTAGCTATTTAGAGGATTATTTACTTCCCGACTCAGAAACAGAGCATCTTGTATATAAAGGTGATGGTATTAGGTTCATACGACCTGAACCTGAATCTTATGTTAAGGAGTTATACAAAATAGCTGAATACTCTAGTGGTCGTATGATTGAGGGACGAGCGGGTGAGAAAATATTCAGCCCTAAGGGGCTAGCTTCAACCATAGGAATCTCTAAGGCAAAGCCATTCACTTATACAGATGCCTATCTTATAAATGGTAAAATTCGTACTTTGCATCCTAGAGAGTGTGCAAGAATACTTGGATACCCAGATAGTTTTAAGTTAAATCCAGATACTAAGCAGGCTTACATACAATTAGCTAATTCAGTCGTAGTAGATATCGCAAAACTTATAGGTAATGAAGTTGCAAAAGCATTAGACCTTTCTTTTGAAAGAAAAATTCCCGATAATCATTAA
- a CDS encoding ABC-F family ATPase yields MIQTANLTIQFGPKPLFENVSVKFSGGNRYGLIGANGSGKSTLMKILGGDLEPTSGSVSLDPGIRLGKLRQDQFAYEDKRVLDVVIMGHTELWDAMTERDAIYANPEATEDDYMHAAELEAKFAEYGGYTAEARAGELLLGLEIPIDKHNATMSEVPPGLKLRVLLAQALFSNPDVLLLDEPTNNLDINTIRWLENILNQYESTMIIISHDRHFLNQVCTHMADLDYGELRIYPGNYDDFMLASAQARERLLSDNAKAKEKVSELQDFVRRFAANKSKSRQATSRLKQIDKIKSEQVEIKPSSRQNPFIRFEQKKPLHRLAFEASKLSKSYDNPVIKDFSAMVDAGQKIAIIGGNGVGKTTLLRMLALDLPPDSGNIKWSENADIGYMAQDVSGSFTKPMNLVDWMSRYRQEGDDDQQIRSILGRLLFSADDIVKNVSVLSGGEKNRMFFGSLMLGRHNVLLLDEPTNHLDMESIESLQMALEKFKGTLVFVSHDREFVSGLADRIIEILSNGEIIDYQGSYDDYLRSRQIEI; encoded by the coding sequence GTGATACAGACAGCTAACCTTACAATTCAATTTGGACCTAAGCCACTTTTCGAAAATGTGAGCGTTAAATTTTCAGGTGGTAATAGGTATGGATTAATTGGAGCTAACGGTTCTGGTAAATCTACTCTTATGAAGATTTTGGGTGGTGATTTAGAACCAACCTCTGGTAGTGTTTCGCTGGATCCAGGTATTAGGCTCGGAAAGTTAAGACAAGATCAATTTGCTTATGAAGATAAGCGAGTACTTGACGTTGTAATAATGGGTCACACAGAGTTGTGGGATGCTATGACTGAAAGGGATGCTATCTATGCTAATCCTGAAGCTACAGAAGATGATTATATGCATGCAGCTGAGCTAGAAGCAAAGTTTGCTGAATACGGTGGGTATACCGCTGAGGCCAGGGCTGGAGAGCTTTTATTAGGGCTTGAAATACCTATAGATAAGCACAATGCCACTATGAGTGAAGTTCCTCCAGGTTTAAAGCTTAGAGTTCTTTTAGCTCAAGCATTGTTTTCTAACCCAGATGTACTTTTACTTGATGAGCCCACAAATAACTTAGATATTAATACCATTAGATGGTTAGAAAATATATTAAATCAGTACGAAAGTACGATGATTATCATAAGTCACGATAGACACTTTTTAAATCAAGTTTGTACCCACATGGCAGATTTAGACTATGGTGAATTGCGAATTTATCCAGGTAATTACGACGATTTTATGCTTGCATCTGCACAAGCAAGGGAAAGATTACTATCAGACAATGCAAAAGCAAAAGAAAAAGTCTCAGAGCTTCAAGATTTTGTAAGAAGGTTTGCTGCCAATAAATCTAAATCCCGTCAAGCTACTTCACGGTTAAAACAGATAGACAAAATAAAGTCTGAGCAAGTTGAGATAAAGCCATCCTCAAGACAAAATCCATTCATTAGGTTCGAACAAAAGAAACCGCTTCACAGACTTGCATTTGAAGCTAGCAAACTTTCAAAGTCATACGATAATCCAGTAATTAAAGACTTTAGTGCTATGGTTGATGCTGGCCAAAAAATTGCAATTATTGGAGGTAATGGGGTAGGTAAAACTACGCTTTTACGTATGCTTGCATTGGATTTGCCACCTGATTCGGGAAATATAAAATGGTCTGAAAATGCAGATATTGGATATATGGCTCAGGATGTATCTGGTTCATTTACGAAACCTATGAACCTAGTTGATTGGATGTCTAGATATCGTCAAGAAGGAGACGATGATCAGCAAATTCGCTCCATTCTAGGTAGGTTGTTATTTTCAGCAGACGACATTGTGAAGAACGTAAGTGTTTTGTCAGGTGGAGAGAAAAATCGGATGTTCTTTGGGAGCTTGATGTTAGGAAGGCACAATGTTTTACTACTTGATGAGCCGACAAATCATCTTGATATGGAATCTATTGAATCACTCCAGATGGCACTTGAAAAATTTAAAGGTACATTAGTTTTTGTGTCGCACGACAGGGAGTTTGTTAGTGGATTAGCTGATAGGATAATAGAAATATTGTCAAATGGTGAAATAATCGATTATCAAGGAAGCTATGATGACTATTTGCGATCTAGACAAATTGAAATTTAA
- a CDS encoding pirin family protein gives MTCTVTNMQTGFATKDGAGVSLIRVLGHDTVETFDPILMLDSFDSSNPDDYTAGFPMHPHRGIETISYVFSGGMQHRDNLGYEDTVSNGEVQWMTAGSGILHEEKIPEADHLLGVQLWLNMPASDKMKDPEYHPIKNPDIKKIDLDGAQLRLLAGRFPLTDIDSSKETNLESSSGFISKYTPFNYYDVSMQSGAVVDIPVPPNSSVMIFTLLGAVKVCDTLVAPKTAAKISGDGLLKLEATEGENKVLVMISKALKEPVAWGGPIVMNTREELDHAFQELRSGTFIKSKMVVDT, from the coding sequence ATGACCTGTACGGTAACTAATATGCAAACTGGATTTGCTACTAAAGATGGAGCTGGCGTTAGTTTAATCAGAGTTTTAGGACATGATACAGTAGAGACATTTGATCCTATTTTGATGTTGGACTCCTTTGATAGTAGCAACCCTGATGACTATACAGCGGGTTTTCCTATGCATCCTCATAGGGGTATTGAGACAATTTCATATGTATTTAGTGGAGGCATGCAGCATAGGGACAATTTAGGATATGAAGATACTGTTTCAAACGGGGAAGTTCAGTGGATGACAGCTGGTTCGGGTATTCTTCACGAAGAAAAAATCCCTGAAGCTGATCATTTGTTAGGTGTTCAGCTTTGGCTAAATATGCCAGCATCAGATAAGATGAAAGACCCTGAGTATCATCCTATTAAAAATCCTGACATCAAGAAAATCGACCTTGATGGAGCTCAATTAAGGTTGTTAGCTGGTCGCTTTCCGCTTACTGATATAGATAGTTCTAAAGAAACTAATTTAGAGTCTTCCTCAGGTTTTATTTCTAAATACACTCCTTTTAATTATTATGATGTCAGCATGCAGAGTGGTGCAGTAGTTGATATACCTGTACCTCCTAATTCATCAGTTATGATTTTCACTTTACTAGGTGCAGTTAAAGTCTGTGATACTTTGGTAGCTCCAAAAACTGCAGCCAAAATATCAGGTGATGGATTGTTGAAACTTGAGGCTACAGAGGGCGAAAATAAAGTTTTGGTCATGATTTCTAAAGCTTTGAAAGAACCCGTAGCTTGGGGTGGTCCCATTGTCATGAATACTCGAGAAGAGCTTGATCATGCATTTCAAGAATTGCGTTCGGGTACTTTTATTAAGTCTAAAATGGTTGTAGACACTTAA
- the tadA gene encoding tRNA adenosine(34) deaminase TadA: protein MPLNIADNKKFMQLALQNAEKAYKSGEVPVGAVLVGPNQDILGQGYNQVIGTSDSTAHAEIVALREANLSIQNYRLPSGCTMFVTLEPCIMCLGALIHARLEHLVIGSRDPKTGACGGRLSIHASDLNHHMHTTVGVLSEECSKILKDFFREKRIDKDVGNE, encoded by the coding sequence GTGCCTTTAAATATTGCTGATAATAAGAAATTCATGCAATTAGCCTTGCAAAATGCAGAGAAAGCATATAAATCGGGTGAAGTTCCAGTCGGGGCAGTTTTAGTTGGACCAAATCAAGACATTCTCGGGCAAGGATACAACCAAGTTATAGGGACTTCCGATTCTACGGCTCATGCAGAAATTGTAGCTTTGCGTGAGGCTAATTTAAGTATACAAAATTACAGATTGCCCTCGGGATGCACGATGTTTGTAACCCTTGAGCCTTGTATAATGTGCCTTGGAGCACTTATTCATGCTCGGCTTGAACATTTAGTTATAGGTTCACGCGACCCTAAAACTGGTGCTTGTGGTGGAAGGCTTTCTATTCATGCCTCAGATTTAAACCATCATATGCATACTACAGTTGGGGTATTGTCAGAAGAATGTTCTAAAATTCTAAAAGATTTTTTTCGTGAAAAACGCATCGATAAGGATGTAGGTAATGAGTGA